A single Parabacteroides timonensis DNA region contains:
- a CDS encoding sugar phosphate isomerase/epimerase family protein — protein MKTKLSLLFFVLLFVFTTAQAVDKITIGVIQYDLSDVDKSFKDLHDQGFGSCEINYRKNTLTKDFAEKVKEASKKHDIKVTTLVGVPGSKNVWNFRKGPATIGLVPVEERVEKIKVYHEMIDFCAMADIPAMHSHFGFIPEDPSSGQYKDFIKVMQDLATYAKERDVMIYFETGQETPTTLIRALKDIGTGNVFINCDLANLLMYGKANSLDAVKLFGPLIKEFHAKDGKYPDPNNPYELGAEVPIPTGDVDFPAVIAELKKQGFQGAVTIECELNGSQHDYVIKTRKYLQELLDK, from the coding sequence ATGAAAACTAAATTGTCATTATTGTTTTTTGTCTTGTTGTTTGTTTTTACAACGGCACAGGCCGTTGACAAAATCACGATCGGTGTGATCCAGTATGATCTGAGTGATGTCGATAAAAGCTTCAAAGACCTGCATGACCAGGGATTCGGTTCGTGCGAGATCAATTACCGGAAAAATACGCTGACGAAAGATTTTGCCGAAAAGGTAAAAGAAGCCTCAAAAAAACATGATATCAAGGTGACTACGCTAGTCGGTGTGCCTGGCAGTAAAAATGTATGGAACTTTCGGAAAGGACCGGCTACAATAGGTTTGGTTCCGGTGGAGGAACGAGTTGAAAAAATAAAAGTATATCATGAAATGATTGATTTTTGTGCAATGGCTGATATTCCGGCTATGCATTCTCATTTTGGTTTTATACCCGAAGATCCCTCTTCCGGACAATATAAGGATTTTATTAAGGTAATGCAGGATTTGGCAACTTATGCTAAAGAGCGTGATGTTATGATTTATTTTGAAACGGGACAGGAGACGCCAACTACCCTGATCCGTGCATTGAAAGATATAGGAACTGGAAATGTTTTTATCAATTGCGACTTGGCGAACTTGTTGATGTACGGAAAAGCAAATTCTTTGGATGCGGTGAAGCTGTTTGGTCCGTTAATCAAGGAATTTCATGCAAAAGACGGTAAATATCCGGATCCCAATAATCCATATGAGTTAGGTGCAGAAGTTCCTATTCCTACTGGTGATGTGGATTTTCCTGCTGTAATTGCCGAATTAAAGAAACAGGGTTTTCAGGGTGCTGTAACAATTGAATGTGAGTTAAATGGCTCCCAGCATGACTATGTCATAAAAACTCGTAAATATTTGCAAGAGTTATTGGATAAATAA
- a CDS encoding RagB/SusD family nutrient uptake outer membrane protein, whose product MKKIATIILSFVTLGFSSCENYLDILPDDKITSETFWTTPEDATLALNGVYNVLRNDYVYGYGGGEDACTPNAYQWAHWEGQHMQVGDGSIFSGSGAIVSERWKFCYRGIYRANYFLENINKIEGLDETEKETMLGEVYFLRGVFYNLLVRSYGGVPLITQTLTSEEGRNVTRASAEEVWGQVHADFDEAIKRLPKDAVANGHATLGAAYGMKMKSYLYTSQWDKVLEYCNKIDALGKYKLFPSYYGLFQYENEGNSETLFSLCFMDGAFSQGSSFDRHWQPQNLKYGMDGSNSVAPTQLLVDEYETLDGSPVDPSDPYKNRDPRLDFTVLRPGAYFQGQLYPVEIKNHTGQKVGFGIRKYTIETMQVVANQSPLDFMILRYGDVLLCRAEAMIETNSNIDGAIDLINRIRTERDDVKMPLIKKGLGQVEARKVLRHERRIELALEGQFWDDIKRWNAGPEFYPCNVVGGLGELIEVKFPNGYDLNKNNLLPIPDSEISLNPGLTQNPGY is encoded by the coding sequence ATGAAAAAAATAGCTACAATAATATTATCCTTCGTAACATTAGGGTTTAGCAGTTGTGAGAATTATTTGGATATCCTTCCGGATGATAAGATTACAAGTGAAACGTTTTGGACAACTCCCGAAGATGCGACTCTGGCCTTAAATGGAGTTTATAATGTCTTAAGGAATGATTATGTATATGGATATGGAGGAGGTGAAGATGCCTGTACCCCGAATGCTTATCAGTGGGCGCATTGGGAAGGGCAGCATATGCAGGTCGGTGATGGATCCATCTTTTCAGGTTCCGGGGCAATCGTTTCAGAGCGCTGGAAGTTTTGTTATCGTGGGATTTATCGGGCAAACTATTTCCTTGAAAATATCAATAAGATAGAAGGATTGGATGAAACTGAAAAAGAAACGATGCTGGGAGAAGTTTATTTCTTGCGTGGTGTTTTTTATAATTTGCTGGTCAGATCGTATGGTGGAGTTCCTCTTATTACACAAACACTTACTTCGGAAGAAGGGCGTAATGTAACGCGGGCTTCAGCAGAAGAAGTTTGGGGCCAAGTACATGCCGATTTTGATGAGGCGATTAAGCGGCTTCCGAAAGATGCTGTTGCGAACGGGCATGCTACGTTAGGAGCAGCATATGGAATGAAGATGAAGTCATATTTATATACCTCTCAGTGGGATAAGGTGTTGGAGTATTGTAATAAGATCGATGCTCTTGGAAAGTATAAATTATTCCCCTCTTACTATGGATTATTTCAGTATGAGAATGAAGGAAATAGCGAAACATTATTCTCCCTTTGCTTTATGGATGGTGCTTTCTCCCAAGGGAGTTCGTTTGACCGGCATTGGCAGCCTCAAAATTTGAAATATGGAATGGATGGTTCCAATTCAGTTGCTCCGACTCAATTATTAGTTGACGAATATGAAACATTGGACGGTTCCCCCGTAGATCCGTCTGATCCCTATAAGAATAGAGATCCTCGTTTGGATTTTACGGTTTTGCGTCCTGGTGCCTATTTCCAAGGGCAATTATATCCGGTTGAAATAAAGAACCATACAGGGCAAAAAGTGGGTTTCGGCATACGTAAATATACGATTGAGACGATGCAGGTGGTAGCAAATCAATCACCCCTCGACTTTATGATTTTACGTTATGGAGATGTACTACTTTGCAGAGCAGAAGCTATGATTGAGACAAATTCGAATATAGATGGTGCTATCGATTTGATCAACCGGATTCGTACGGAACGCGATGATGTCAAAATGCCTTTGATCAAGAAGGGATTAGGACAGGTTGAAGCTCGTAAAGTATTACGGCATGAGCGGCGAATTGAACTGGCTCTGGAGGGACAATTTTGGGATGATATAAAACGTTGGAATGCCGGTCCTGAATTTTATCCATGTAATGTGGTTGGTGGTTTAGGTGAATTGATAGAAGTAAAATTTCCCAATGGTTATGATTTGAATAAAAACAATTTGTTACCTATACCGGATAGTGAGATATCTTTAAATCCCGGTTTAACTCAAAATCCCGGGTATTAA
- a CDS encoding Gfo/Idh/MocA family oxidoreductase, whose translation MRTNRRDFLKTLGGIAAFTIVPRHVLGKGFIAPSDQLTKGIIGTGGMGRGHVNYAGTRLVAVCDVDKKHLELGKQLVKDKIAAYHDFRDLILDPNVDIVHIATPPHWHGIMSTEAAKAGKDIWCEKPMTRTIGEGKRVMEAVKQNGRMFRLNTWFRFADPFYGLGTPVKPLKKLVQSGMLGWPLKVTISKHTGFDWKFYWVGKEYLEPQSVPAELDYDMWLGPAPYKPYNAHRVHQTFRGYWDYDGGGLGDMGQHYIDPVQYFLGKDHTSPVKVEVDAPQQHPDAVGTWRSITYTYEDGCQIILWGGDYGDPNTPYISGPNGNVYKNFVCDIPDWEKKLADYPEPEPQVTDFIECVRTRQPFALNEQNGFRSSTIVNMGAVALRLNRTLEFDPVKLEFINDEAANRLLDQPMRAPWNI comes from the coding sequence ATGAGAACAAACAGAAGGGACTTCCTTAAAACTCTGGGAGGTATTGCGGCCTTTACTATTGTGCCGCGCCACGTGCTTGGAAAAGGCTTTATTGCTCCAAGTGATCAGTTGACTAAAGGTATTATCGGAACTGGCGGTATGGGACGCGGACACGTGAACTATGCCGGAACACGCCTGGTCGCTGTGTGCGACGTCGACAAAAAACATCTTGAATTAGGAAAACAGCTGGTGAAGGACAAGATCGCAGCTTACCATGATTTCCGTGATCTGATTCTCGATCCAAACGTAGATATTGTGCATATAGCTACGCCTCCCCATTGGCATGGGATCATGTCGACGGAGGCCGCTAAAGCCGGGAAAGACATCTGGTGCGAGAAGCCGATGACCCGTACGATCGGCGAAGGCAAGCGCGTAATGGAGGCCGTTAAGCAGAACGGTCGTATGTTCCGCCTCAACACCTGGTTCCGTTTCGCCGACCCGTTCTATGGATTGGGTACACCGGTGAAGCCGTTGAAAAAACTGGTTCAGAGCGGAATGCTCGGTTGGCCGTTGAAGGTGACTATCAGTAAGCACACCGGTTTCGACTGGAAGTTCTACTGGGTGGGTAAAGAGTATCTCGAACCGCAATCCGTTCCTGCCGAACTCGACTACGATATGTGGTTAGGCCCGGCTCCTTACAAGCCTTACAACGCACACCGTGTGCATCAGACTTTCCGTGGTTACTGGGATTATGACGGTGGCGGACTGGGCGACATGGGCCAGCATTATATTGACCCCGTACAGTATTTCTTAGGAAAAGACCACACCAGCCCAGTGAAGGTGGAAGTAGATGCTCCACAGCAACACCCGGATGCAGTAGGAACCTGGCGTTCCATCACTTACACCTATGAAGACGGTTGTCAGATCATTCTTTGGGGTGGCGACTACGGAGATCCGAACACGCCTTATATTTCCGGTCCTAACGGCAACGTTTACAAGAACTTTGTGTGCGACATCCCCGACTGGGAGAAGAAACTGGCCGACTATCCGGAACCGGAACCACAGGTGACAGACTTTATCGAATGCGTCCGTACCCGCCAGCCGTTCGCCCTGAACGAGCAAAACGGTTTCCGCTCGTCGACAATCGTAAATATGGGGGCCGTTGCTCTTCGTCTGAACCGTACGCTGGAATTTGACCCTGTTAAACTTGAGTTTATTAATGATGAGGCCGCTAATCGTTTGCTGGATCAGCCGATGCGTGCTCCCTGGAACATTTAG
- a CDS encoding TonB-dependent receptor, with the protein MNSKAYIATLVLLLGVVPPSLAVSYPQTYVNLELSLNKTTVGVLVEHIRKQTGYEFSYDEALLDKEIRDISVNVKNESIGNVLNRVFSNTGINYKIIDNRIFLKDNSKSEKESVVNTVLTVTQQGKKISGTILDDSGIPVIGANIIVKGTTNGTVTDADGRFLLDNIPEGAILVVSYIGYLDQEIPVSGKSVLNVNLKEDTQKLDEVVVVGYGVQKKANLTGSVSTVKYGQELENRPITDPSQALSGKVTGVWVSQNSGAPGSDGATIRVRGYGTLNNTDPLVLIDGVEGRMAELAPNDIASITVLKDAASAAIYGSRAANGVVLIETKKGSGDKVSVNYTGYFGMQQLGRSYDIITDSPEYMELWNSAFTNSGSNPLFPDDVIQAFRNGNDPYKYPSTNYFDEVFHNSFTTQHNLSATIGGKKSNSYISLGYLKNNGIVKNTDSERYSLTVNTEAKVNNWLRLGARARLMRKVTNQPYDGIGRVIYMMANGHPFSTPYLQDGKTFGGTQALYLSGDKAGQPIVDTRNPFPDLYNGQNQSINNFMKGNVYATIDFMEGLSLTAQYSGQYNNNNQDKYNQLHYCYTDLNGSNKSKPLDFPSTLNVYRKVSDEFYSTFFANINFNKTFGNIHDVSALLGYQQEALTKRVTEASKTDPSKGDLHQVSSGTMNPVATGNKYQWRMLSYFGRINYALMGKYLAEVNLRADASSRFAKGNRWGYFPSFSAGWRLGEEEFIKKMGVFDNLKIRASWGKLGNQNIGDIANPSNGDYFPYLTVLTQDYENSYNFNNTLAPGAAITSLVDPMITWETTTTTDIGLDLGFLKNKLNIEVDYFVRKTSDIIVQLPIPTVLGGLTAPFENVGEMKNTGLELNVNWQDQIATSDFSYSIGANLTYVDNEVTKFRGGKSPDQLYLIREGYSYKTLYGFIQEGVYQTDEEAQKHMYDNGYVPTAGDLKYKDVNGDGKLDYRDKEEIGNTIPKFTYGINGSLSWKNFDLNFQFAGIAGVHGYFQNAWTEPLGISGGTITKRWRNAWTKENPSNELPQIKVNDTWNRQQSSFWACNMSWFKLKNIQLGYTLPTALANKMFLQKCYVYVNATDVFTLVSSKYEGFDPERDTFADGYGHYPIPRVFSIGLNLSF; encoded by the coding sequence ATGAATAGCAAAGCATATATTGCGACATTAGTTTTATTGCTTGGTGTTGTTCCACCATCATTGGCTGTAAGTTATCCCCAGACTTATGTAAATTTAGAACTATCATTGAATAAAACGACAGTTGGTGTTTTAGTCGAACATATCAGAAAACAAACCGGATATGAATTTTCTTATGATGAGGCCTTATTGGATAAAGAAATAAGAGATATATCGGTTAACGTAAAAAACGAATCTATAGGAAATGTTCTGAACAGGGTTTTTAGTAATACCGGCATTAACTATAAGATTATAGATAACCGTATCTTTTTGAAAGATAATTCAAAATCGGAAAAAGAGAGCGTTGTGAATACCGTTTTAACGGTGACGCAGCAAGGGAAAAAAATATCAGGTACTATACTTGATGACTCCGGTATCCCCGTAATCGGGGCTAATATTATAGTGAAAGGTACAACGAATGGAACGGTAACCGATGCGGATGGAAGATTTCTGCTTGACAACATTCCGGAAGGTGCAATATTGGTAGTTTCTTATATTGGCTATTTGGATCAGGAAATACCTGTTTCCGGGAAGAGTGTGTTGAACGTCAATTTGAAAGAGGATACACAAAAACTCGATGAAGTCGTTGTTGTGGGATATGGAGTGCAAAAGAAGGCAAATCTGACAGGTTCGGTTTCAACGGTAAAATATGGCCAGGAACTAGAGAACAGGCCTATAACCGATCCTTCTCAAGCTTTATCCGGGAAAGTAACGGGAGTTTGGGTAAGTCAGAATTCAGGTGCGCCAGGTTCTGATGGAGCGACAATCAGGGTTCGTGGCTATGGTACGTTGAATAACACGGATCCATTGGTTCTTATAGACGGAGTGGAAGGACGAATGGCAGAATTGGCTCCTAATGATATTGCTTCTATTACTGTTTTGAAAGATGCCGCGTCTGCTGCTATTTACGGCTCGCGAGCTGCAAATGGTGTTGTTTTGATCGAGACAAAGAAGGGTTCGGGAGATAAAGTTTCTGTTAATTATACGGGATATTTCGGTATGCAGCAATTAGGAAGGAGTTATGATATCATTACGGATAGTCCGGAATATATGGAACTTTGGAATTCTGCATTTACTAACAGTGGCAGTAATCCTTTGTTTCCGGATGATGTAATCCAAGCTTTCCGTAATGGAAATGATCCTTATAAATACCCGAGTACGAATTATTTTGATGAAGTATTTCATAATTCGTTTACAACTCAACATAATTTATCGGCAACGATAGGCGGGAAAAAATCAAACAGTTATATATCGTTAGGTTATCTGAAAAATAACGGTATTGTGAAAAATACGGATTCGGAACGTTATAGCTTAACTGTAAATACGGAGGCGAAAGTGAATAACTGGCTGCGTTTGGGTGCAAGAGCTCGTTTGATGCGGAAAGTGACTAATCAGCCATATGATGGGATTGGACGTGTTATTTATATGATGGCAAACGGACATCCGTTTTCTACTCCCTATCTTCAGGATGGAAAAACATTTGGCGGAACGCAGGCTTTGTATCTTTCCGGAGATAAAGCCGGGCAGCCTATTGTAGATACTCGTAATCCTTTTCCTGATTTGTATAACGGGCAGAATCAATCTATTAATAATTTCATGAAAGGGAATGTCTATGCAACGATCGACTTTATGGAAGGATTGAGCTTGACAGCACAATATAGTGGCCAGTATAACAATAATAATCAAGATAAATATAATCAGCTTCATTATTGTTATACCGATCTCAATGGTTCTAATAAAAGTAAACCGTTGGATTTTCCTTCCACATTGAATGTTTATCGTAAAGTATCAGATGAGTTTTACTCCACATTTTTTGCCAATATTAATTTTAATAAAACCTTTGGCAATATACATGATGTGTCTGCCCTGCTTGGATATCAACAGGAAGCTTTAACCAAGCGGGTGACGGAAGCATCTAAAACTGATCCATCGAAGGGAGATTTACATCAGGTTAGTTCCGGAACAATGAATCCGGTCGCAACGGGAAACAAATATCAATGGCGTATGCTTTCTTATTTTGGGCGTATTAATTATGCCTTGATGGGAAAGTATCTTGCTGAAGTCAATTTAAGAGCGGATGCATCTTCCCGTTTTGCTAAAGGAAATCGTTGGGGCTATTTCCCTTCATTCTCTGCCGGATGGCGTTTAGGAGAAGAAGAGTTCATCAAAAAAATGGGTGTTTTTGATAACCTGAAAATCCGTGCTTCATGGGGAAAACTAGGAAATCAGAATATCGGCGATATTGCCAACCCTAGTAATGGTGACTATTTTCCTTATTTGACGGTGTTGACGCAGGATTATGAAAACAGCTATAATTTCAACAATACACTGGCTCCCGGAGCTGCTATTACGAGTTTGGTTGATCCGATGATCACCTGGGAGACAACCACAACTACAGATATAGGATTGGATTTGGGTTTTCTGAAAAATAAATTAAATATAGAAGTCGATTATTTCGTGAGGAAAACATCTGATATCATTGTGCAACTTCCTATCCCGACAGTATTAGGTGGATTGACGGCTCCTTTTGAAAATGTAGGAGAAATGAAAAATACAGGTTTGGAGTTAAATGTCAACTGGCAGGATCAGATAGCTACTTCTGACTTCAGCTACAGTATAGGTGCTAATCTGACGTATGTGGATAATGAAGTGACCAAATTCAGAGGAGGGAAATCTCCTGATCAACTTTATCTGATCCGTGAAGGGTACTCTTATAAAACATTGTATGGTTTCATCCAGGAAGGTGTTTACCAGACAGACGAAGAAGCGCAGAAGCATATGTATGACAACGGATATGTGCCGACAGCCGGCGACTTGAAATATAAGGATGTGAATGGCGATGGCAAACTTGATTACAGGGATAAGGAGGAAATTGGAAATACGATACCTAAATTTACCTATGGTATCAATGGTAGCCTCTCTTGGAAAAACTTTGATTTGAATTTCCAGTTTGCGGGAATTGCCGGTGTGCATGGTTATTTTCAGAATGCCTGGACTGAACCATTAGGTATTTCCGGCGGTACGATTACGAAAAGATGGCGTAATGCATGGACAAAAGAAAATCCGTCCAATGAGTTGCCTCAAATAAAAGTAAATGATACTTGGAATAGACAGCAATCATCCTTTTGGGCTTGTAATATGTCGTGGTTTAAGTTGAAAAATATTCAGTTAGGATATACTTTGCCTACGGCTTTGGCAAATAAGATGTTTTTACAGAAATGTTATGTGTACGTAAATGCAACAGATGTATTTACTCTTGTAAGTAGTAAATATGAAGGATTTGATCCGGAAAGAGACACCTTTGCTGACGGGTATGGACATTATCCGATACCGCGTGTTTTTTCGATAGGTTTAAATCTCTCTTTTTAA
- a CDS encoding DUF1080 domain-containing protein, which translates to MRKAYISIASLLLFGSVLMAQSPANRTAKTTAADVLAQMPAEQQAEYNKLISDLKGTGEEGVLMLVNMINAPGKGSNAQVDYALSGLTHYVMAKGEESARLATANAYLKALDMVNERETKAFIIRQLQILGQDECIDALSSYLNEESLSGPASRALAAIGTENAGKALKAALMRRMGTPKTQKDIIVAIGEAQVEGAEDLLKALLGAGDENMQKTVLHALSRVGTKASIKEMSEAAAAAGYTMTNTNANEAYIALLKRVAAQGDVKEVEKAANDLLKKATKAGKTQTRDAALQILLSLKKENSTKLLLSALKDTDKEYRNAALNYASGFADKDLYIEVMKTMQKAKPEVKVDIVNWIGREAKCPTKHDVIKNLELRFDLTAMQVLLAQLKSTDFDVKQATVWTLVKIGDKQAIPVLADLLTSDNKDIILLGQDALAAFKGDIDQAVARVIPSATDAGKIAGAELLAMRKATSNLTTVLELIKSGSPEVKKAAYMALKDVVSEGDLVNLCGMLETAEASAVAPIQQAVISAISSMSPEKQMETITRRMLQAGDDKKHLYYIVLATTGEKDALATIVDGFHKGKGDDRDAAFEALLNWKGIEAADELYAICKDTSSSAYFDRALKAYVQLVSNPVFTGENRLLGLRKAMEIAKTDEQKITILRQIERTGTFLGMLYAGEFLNQKPVQQAAANAVMNIALGNKDYTGTNVRDLLNKVMQVLDNPDAGYQKEAIKKHLAEMPQGEGFVSIFNGKDLTGWKGLVENPIARAKMKPAQLAKAQEKADENMRRDWKVENGMLVFDGTGYDNLCTDKQYGDFEMYVDWMLDPAGPEADAGIYLRGTPQVQIWDTARVNVGAQVGSGGLYNNQTNESKPSKVADNKLGEWNSFYIKMVGDRVTVVLNGEKVVDDVILENYWDRKQPIFPVEQLELQAHGSKVYYRNIYVKELERQEPFKLSAEEQKEGFKVLFDGTNMHQWTGNTVDYTIEDGCISMIPSKSYGGNLYTKDEFGNFVYRFEFQLTPGANNGVGIRTPMEGDAAYVGMEIQILDCEHPIYKDITKYQHHGSVYGIIPTNPDHHKAFKPVGEWNEEEIVANGDNIRVTVNGVVILEGNIRDAVKNGTPDGKEHPGLFNKKGHIGFLGHGSPVKFRNIRIKELK; encoded by the coding sequence ATGAGAAAAGCATATATATCGATTGCTAGCTTGCTGTTATTCGGCAGCGTATTGATGGCCCAGTCGCCGGCAAACCGTACCGCTAAAACAACTGCGGCAGATGTACTGGCCCAGATGCCTGCGGAGCAACAGGCTGAATACAATAAACTGATCAGCGACCTGAAAGGAACCGGTGAAGAGGGTGTCCTGATGTTGGTCAATATGATTAATGCCCCGGGCAAGGGAAGTAACGCCCAGGTAGATTACGCCCTGAGCGGCCTGACACATTATGTGATGGCTAAAGGCGAAGAAAGTGCCCGCCTGGCTACGGCCAATGCTTACCTGAAAGCACTTGACATGGTGAACGAACGCGAAACGAAAGCGTTCATTATCCGTCAGTTGCAGATACTTGGACAGGATGAATGTATCGATGCCCTGTCTTCTTACCTGAATGAAGAGAGCCTGAGCGGTCCGGCCTCCCGTGCCCTGGCTGCCATCGGAACCGAGAATGCCGGTAAGGCGTTGAAAGCGGCACTGATGCGCCGTATGGGAACTCCGAAAACTCAGAAAGATATTATTGTAGCCATCGGCGAAGCACAGGTGGAAGGTGCGGAAGATTTGCTGAAAGCCCTGTTGGGGGCAGGCGACGAGAACATGCAGAAAACAGTTTTGCATGCCCTGAGCCGCGTAGGAACGAAAGCCTCCATCAAGGAAATGTCGGAAGCTGCCGCCGCTGCCGGTTATACGATGACAAATACAAATGCCAACGAAGCCTACATCGCCCTGCTGAAACGTGTTGCAGCGCAAGGCGACGTGAAGGAAGTAGAGAAGGCCGCTAACGATTTGTTGAAGAAGGCAACCAAGGCTGGAAAGACACAGACCCGCGATGCTGCTTTGCAGATTCTGCTGTCGCTGAAGAAGGAAAACAGTACCAAGCTGTTGCTCTCGGCCCTGAAAGATACAGACAAGGAATACCGTAATGCGGCTCTCAATTATGCTTCGGGCTTTGCAGATAAAGATCTTTATATCGAAGTCATGAAGACAATGCAAAAGGCTAAACCGGAAGTGAAGGTGGATATCGTCAACTGGATCGGACGTGAAGCGAAATGCCCGACCAAGCATGACGTTATCAAGAATCTGGAACTGCGCTTCGACCTGACGGCCATGCAGGTATTGCTGGCTCAGTTGAAAAGTACGGACTTCGACGTAAAACAGGCAACGGTCTGGACTTTGGTGAAGATCGGAGACAAGCAGGCGATACCTGTACTTGCCGATCTGTTGACAAGCGATAATAAAGATATTATATTGTTGGGACAGGATGCCCTCGCTGCCTTTAAGGGAGATATCGACCAGGCTGTAGCTCGCGTGATCCCTTCCGCAACGGATGCGGGAAAGATTGCCGGGGCCGAATTGCTGGCCATGCGCAAAGCGACTTCTAACCTCACGACAGTACTCGAACTAATCAAATCAGGTTCTCCCGAAGTGAAGAAAGCTGCCTATATGGCTTTGAAGGATGTTGTTTCGGAAGGCGATCTGGTTAACCTTTGTGGTATGCTGGAAACTGCCGAAGCTTCCGCCGTTGCTCCGATACAGCAGGCTGTGATCTCTGCTATTTCTTCTATGTCTCCTGAAAAACAAATGGAAACAATTACCCGCCGTATGCTTCAGGCTGGCGACGATAAGAAGCACCTTTATTATATCGTTTTGGCCACAACCGGCGAAAAGGATGCATTGGCTACTATCGTCGACGGTTTCCATAAAGGAAAAGGCGATGACCGCGATGCAGCTTTCGAAGCATTGTTGAACTGGAAAGGTATCGAAGCGGCCGACGAATTGTATGCCATCTGCAAGGATACTTCTTCATCCGCTTATTTCGACCGGGCCCTGAAAGCCTATGTACAGCTTGTCTCTAATCCGGTCTTTACGGGCGAAAACCGTTTGTTGGGTCTGCGTAAAGCGATGGAAATAGCAAAGACAGATGAACAAAAAATTACGATCCTGCGTCAGATCGAACGGACTGGTACCTTCCTGGGTATGCTGTATGCCGGCGAATTCCTCAATCAGAAACCTGTTCAGCAGGCAGCGGCCAACGCGGTTATGAATATCGCTTTGGGAAATAAGGACTATACGGGAACCAATGTGCGTGACTTGCTTAACAAGGTTATGCAGGTGCTTGATAACCCGGATGCCGGTTATCAGAAGGAAGCCATCAAGAAACATCTGGCGGAAATGCCGCAGGGTGAAGGCTTTGTTTCCATCTTCAACGGCAAAGACCTGACTGGTTGGAAAGGTTTGGTTGAAAACCCGATCGCCCGTGCCAAGATGAAACCGGCTCAACTGGCGAAAGCTCAGGAAAAGGCGGATGAAAACATGCGTCGCGACTGGAAGGTTGAAAACGGAATGTTAGTGTTCGATGGTACCGGCTACGATAACCTGTGTACCGACAAACAATATGGTGACTTTGAAATGTATGTGGACTGGATGCTCGACCCGGCCGGCCCTGAGGCAGATGCTGGTATCTACCTGCGTGGAACTCCACAGGTACAGATTTGGGATACCGCTCGTGTAAACGTAGGTGCGCAGGTCGGTTCAGGAGGTTTGTACAATAACCAGACTAACGAAAGCAAACCTTCGAAGGTGGCAGACAACAAGCTGGGCGAATGGAACAGCTTCTATATCAAGATGGTTGGCGACCGTGTAACGGTTGTCCTCAACGGCGAAAAAGTGGTGGACGATGTGATCCTTGAAAACTATTGGGATCGTAAACAGCCTATCTTCCCGGTTGAACAACTGGAATTGCAGGCGCACGGAAGCAAGGTTTACTACCGTAATATATATGTAAAGGAATTGGAACGTCAGGAACCGTTCAAACTGTCTGCCGAGGAACAAAAAGAAGGTTTCAAGGTATTGTTTGATGGAACCAATATGCACCAGTGGACTGGTAATACGGTAGATTATACGATCGAAGACGGTTGTATCTCTATGATACCGAGCAAGAGTTATGGCGGAAACCTGTACACGAAGGATGAATTCGGTAACTTCGTTTACCGTTTCGAGTTCCAGCTGACTCCCGGTGCCAACAACGGTGTAGGTATCCGTACTCCGATGGAAGGCGATGCCGCTTACGTTGGTATGGAAATCCAGATTCTTGATTGTGAACATCCTATCTATAAGGATATTACCAAATATCAGCATCATGGTTCCGTTTACGGAATTATCCCGACGAATCCTGACCACCACAAGGCATTCAAGCCGGTTGGCGAATGGAACGAAGAAGAGATTGTGGCTAACGGAGATAACATCCGTGTAACGGTAAATGGCGTGGTTATCCTCGAAGGTAACATCCGTGATGCGGTGAAGAACGGGACTCCCGACGGCAAGGAGCATCCGGGATTGTTCAACAAAAAAGGACATATCGGCTTCCTGGGACATGGCTCTCCGGTGAAGTTCCGTAATATCCGTATCAAGGAATTGAAATAA